One Fundidesulfovibrio putealis DSM 16056 genomic window, GTTCAAGCTCGGCGTCCAGCACCAGAAGCGGCGGCACGGAGTCCGCGCACACGGAGCCGTTGCAGATGTTGCCGCCGACGGTGCCGACGTTCCTGATCTGCGGCCCGGCCACCCAGGACGCGCCCTCGGCCAGCACCGGGCTGTGGCGCTGCACCAGCTCGGACTCGATCACCTGGGTGAAGGTGGCCCCAGCGCCCACGGCCAGGGAGCCGTCCGGCTCCAGGGTGATGGGCGTGAGTTCGGGCATGGCGTGGATGTCCACCAGATTGGCGTACTCCCGGTGGCCTTCGCGCAGCTTCACCAGGATGTCCGTGCCGCCAGCGATGGGAACGGCGAAGGGGTCGGCGGCCAAGAGCCGCACGGCCTCGGCCACGCTGTGGGCCTTGTGGTATTTTTCAACCGCGAACATGGCGTCCGCTCCTTGCTTTGAGAATCATAACAGCCCCGCCGCCTTGAAGTGCTTGAACAGCACCTTGGGGGTCATGGGGATTTCGTCCACGCGCACGCCCGTGGCGTCCCACACGGCGTTCCTGATGGCGGGCGCGGGCGAGAGAAGCGGCGGCTCGCCCAGGGACTTGCTGCCGAAGGCGGAACTCGGCTCCTGGGTCTGGACGAACAGGGCGCTGAGCTCGGGCATGTCCAGGCAGGTGGGGACCTTGTAGTCCAGCAGGTTGTTGTTCAGGACCTTGCCGGACCGCTGGTCCACCAGGATCTCCTCGCTGAGCGCCCAGCCCACGCCCATGGCCAGCCCGCCGTGCACCTGCCCTTCGGCCAGCTTGGGGTTCATGAGAACGCCCGCGTCGTGCACGTTCAGGATGTCCACCACGCGCGCCCGGCACAAGGGCACGTCCACCTCGACCTCCACAAAGGTGCAGCCAAAGGACGGCGGGTTGGCCGTGACCTTGTGGGAGCACTCGCCGAAGAGCTGGGCTCCCCGGTCCTTGTGGTAGAAGGCGTCCATGGACACCTCCTCCAGGCTGGCCAGGGCCTCGTCGCCGCAGACCACAACGGCGTCGCGGACGTCCAGCGTGGCCGCGTCGCGCCCGGTCATGGCTGCGGCGTGCGCCAGGATGCGCTCGCGCAGCTGCTCTGCCGCGCCCTTGACCGCCGGGGCGCAAGTGAAGGTCTGACGGGAGGCGTAAGCCCCCGGATCGAACGGGGTCAGGTCGGTGTCCTGGGTGGAGACCACGTTCACGTGGCTCATGGGGATGCCCAGCACGTGCGCGGCCATCTGGGCGAACACCGTGTCCGACCCCTGGCCGATCTCCGTGGCCCCGACCATCAGCTGAACCGTGCCGTCCTGGTTCATGATGAGGCGCGCCCCGCCAAGCTCCGTGGACACGGGATACACGCCGGTGTTGAAGCTGAAGTTGGCCACGCCCAGGCCCCGGCGAAGCGGCCCGCCAGCGGCGTTATGGGCATCGATGGCGGCGCGGCGGCGCTCCCAGCCGAAGGCGTCGCGCCCGGTGCGCAGGCACTCCGAGATGCCGTGGGTGGTGATGACCCGCTTGTTCAGGGGGTTGGTCTCGCCGGGCAGGCCGACGTTTGCGAGCCGCAATTCCACCGGGTCCATGCCGAGCTCGCGGGCTGCCTGCTCCACCAGACAGTCCAGGGCGAAGTGCACCTGGGGCGAGCCGTAGCCGCGCATGGCTCCGGCCACCGGCAGGTTGGTGTACACGGTGGAGGCCGCGAACTCGAAGGCTGCGCGCGGGTAGAGCGAGGGGCACTTCGCGCCCCCGGCGGAGGCGATGGAGTGGCCGTGGGAGGCGTAGGCTCCGCTGTTGGAAAAGGCTTCCAGGCTGATGGCCGTGATGCGGCCCTCGCGCGTGACGCCGAGCTTGCCGGTGATGTCGAAGGCGTGGCGGGTGCGCGTGGCCAGCATGCACTCCTCGCGGGTGAGCTCCAGCTTCACGGGCAGGCCGCCCAGCTTCCAGGTGAGAAAGGCCACCATGGGCTCCAGCACCACGTCCTGCTTGGCCCCGAACCCGCCGCCCACGCAGGGCTTCACCACGCGCACGCGGCTCCAGGGGATGGAGAGGGCCTGGCCCACCACGCGGCGGCAGATGTGCGGAATCTGGGTGGAGGACACGATGGTGATGCGCTTGTCGTCCTCCATGTAGGCGTAGGCCACGTGGTTTTCCAGGTGGCAGTGCTGCACGATGGGGGTGTGGTAGCTGCCCGACACCGTGACGTCCGCCTGGGCCAGCAGTTCCTGGGGATCGGAAACAGATGCGCCTGGAGGAGCGCAGGCGAAGCGGTGGCTTTTCAGCAGGTTGCCGCCGGGGTGCAGTTTGGGCGCGCCCTCGGCCAGGGCTGCCTGGGGCGTGGTGACCACAGGGAGTTCCTCGTAGTCCACCTCCACCAGCCGCACGGCCTGTTCGGCGGTGAGCTCGTCTCGGGCCACCACCACGGCCACCTCGTCGCCGTGGTAGCGCACGTGCCCGGTAAGGAGCACCCGGTCGGCCACGTCGCGGTGGCCGGGGTCCAGGTGCCAGGGGTGCCCCGCCGTGGGGAACAGCACGTCCGGCACGTCCTGAAAGGTGAAGACCGCGTCCACGCCGGGCAGGGCCAGGGCCTTGGACGTGTCGATGCGCGTGACGCGCCCGTGGGCGATGGGCGAGCGCACGTACTTGGCCCAGCGCATGCCGGGCAGGGTCAGGTCGCCGGTATAGCGGGCGCGCCCCGTCACTTTCGACGGGCCGTCCACGCGTCTTACGGAGTCGCCGATGGCCACGGGGCTCCCTCCTCCCGCCCGCACTCGCCGGGGCCGGTGTTGTATCGTTCCAGAATCGCCTCCAGCACGCCGCCGCCGATGGCCAGGGCCTTGTCGGAGACGCGTGCGCAGTCCACGGCGTGGCCGCGCGGGTCCACGTCGCCCAGCTTCATGCCCTTGGTCACCTTGACATTGTGGGGCAGAAGGCCGCGCAGCACGCCGGAAATCTGAGAAATAACGGGATCTTCACCCACCATGCCCACGGACTGCCCGGCGCTCACCATGTGGCCAATGTCCAGGCTGGTTGTGAATATGCCGTCCGCCGGAGCGCGCAGCACCCGCTCGGACGCGTAGCCCATCACGGATGCGGGAACCCCGGTGTTGGGCTGGGCCGCGCCCGAGGCGATCACCCGCCCAAGGCCCATGCCGCGATGGGTCTCCACCACGCGGTGGACGTCCTGCCCGGCGGTGAAGCCCGGCCCCAGGCCGATCACCAGCGGCGCGTCATGGATGGTCGTCCCCAGGTTGCGCTTGGCAATGACCGCGTCCACCAGCACGTCGGGCCTGAGCAACCCCAGCGCGCGGTTCTGCGGGTCCACCAGCACGGGGATGCGCCCCTTTGATTGGATCACTTCCACGTCGGCGGGAATTTCCGCCAGTTGGGCCGTGACGCCCTCCACCGTGTGTTCACGAAGACGCACGGCCTCGCAGAAGGAGGCACGGCGGCGCACGGCCACGGGGTTTTCGCGTTCAAGCATCGCAAGCCGGGTGAACCCGGAACGGTACAGGCGAAGGGCCACGCCCGTGGCCAGATCGCCCGCGCCCCGGATGACGATGCGCAGACTGCTTAACATGAAGGTTCCGATAAAATGGGATGGATCGTAAGCGCGAGAGCATACAACATGGCGGCCTGGGCCGCCAGTGCCAGTTCGGCCTGGGCGACGCCGGTCGCGAGCGCCACGGAGGCAGCTTCCAGGGTCTTGGCGTCCAGAAGCGCCGTGAATACCGGCGTTTTCACCTTCAGGACCGCGCGCCCGCCGAAAAACGTGGAGGTCACGGACATGGCCGAGCCCTGGATCACGGCCTCCATGCTCCAGGGCTCGCGAAACCAGGCCCCCTCCCCTGCGGCCTCGAAGCTCTCGCGGGAGAGGTGCAGGCGCGGCTTGTGGCGATAGGGCGCGCCGGAGGTGGGGCAGAACACGGCGCAGTTGCCGCACTCGTTGCAGAAGTCCGCCACGTTCACCACCTGGACGCGCTGGGCCACGGGGACGCTGCCCAGCGTCTCCACGGCGACGGCTTCGCCACGGCGCACCGCCCGCTGGACCGGGTAGGACAACGGCCAGGAGTCCTGCCGGCGCACGGCGATGTTGGCCCTGTTGGGGCAGACAGTGACGCAGATGGAGCAGACCTGGTCGCAACGCAGGCAGCGCGCGGCCTCGCGGCTGGCGTCCACGGGGGTGTCCACCTGCTGCGGTCCTGGACGGCGGGTGGCCTTCTCACGGGCCAGATCCTGGAAGTCCAGAGCATCCGGGAGCCCCGAGTGCTGCGCCTGAAAAACATCGACCGATGGGATTGAACCTGTCACCAGTGCGGCTTGCCCCGTCTGGGACATCTGGCCCATCTGGGACATCACGGGTTTGTGCGCCTTGAGGTACGCCAGGGCAACTGCCCTGCCCCGCCCCACGGCGGCGGCCAGCACGCCCGGACCTGTATCAGTCCCGCCGGTGCAATCCAGCGCGTCGCCAGGAATGTCACCAGGAGCATTGCCCTCCAGCTGCCGGACGCCAGAGGCCAGAATGGCCGCCACGTCGCGTTTGCCTGCCGGGGAATCCAGCAGCTTGGCCTGACTCTTCGGGCAGGGGCCGTACACATCCACGCCGGTGCCGGATCGGGCCAGAAAGTACGCGCAAGCAAGGCCCGCGAGGCCCGAGCCGCGCACGGTGACGCGCCCGAAACCATGCTCTATCTCTCCGGCTTGTCGGGCAGCAGCAACCGCCCTCTCCTCCGAAAGTGCCTGGGCCGTGGCAAGGCCCGGATCTGAAGCGTTTGGCGCGGGGGGAACCCCCGCCTGCGCAGCCACGCGCTTCACTTCCCGGATGCGCACCGGACGGTCCAAATGGATGCGGTTGCAGCGGGGCTGGCAGAGGCGGTCGCAGAACGCGCCCAGCAGATTCGGGAAGGGGTTCGTGGCCAGGATCACGGCCAGGGAGTCCTCGAAGCGCCCCTGCGCGGCCATCCGCAGATAGCCCGGAATATCCTGCCCTGCGCCGCAGGCTTCCATGCAGGGCGCTGCTGCGCAGTCGAAGGACGTCAGATCCCGTGCGCCCTTGATGGACGGGTACGGGTGGGCGTCCTTTCTGTAGCGCGGGTCGTCGGCGGCCTGTAACGCGTACTCGGAAACATCCAGCTTTGGCGCGCTGCGCATGGCCTCCACGCACTGGCGCAGGCGGCCGTAGCCTCCGGGTTTCAGCAGATCGGTGCATACCGTGACGGGGCTCAAGCCCGCACCAAGCACCGCGCCCGCGTTGAAAGCGTCCACGCCCGCGCAGAACGATATGTCCAGGCCGCCGCCAAACTGCTCGCGCAACTTCGCGGCCAGGGCGATGCTCACCGGATGCAGGGCGCGCCCGGACAGATAGAGCATCTTCTCGCCAGCGGGCAGATTCCCGGCGTTGACCACCTCCAGGGTGTTGGTGAGCTTCACTCCGAAATGCGCGCCGCTCTTTTTTGCCGCCTCCTGAAGCGAACTGACAAGCTCCACGGCCTCGGCGAACTTGAGGTCGTGCCCGAAGGCCTCGTCCGGGATGGTCACCGGGTAGCCGAGGCGAGAATGCACCAGGGCGCGCACCGCGTCAGACCCCAGCAGTGTGGGGTTGAGCTTCACGCAGGTGTGCATGCGCCGCTCTTCCAGGAAGTGCCGGGCGATGCGCTCTATCTCGTCCGGGGGGCAGCCGTGCATGGTGGACAGGGTGAGGTTGTCGGACACGAAATCCGGCAGCGTGAGCGTTTCCAGCCTGGGATAGAGGGGCATGAGACTCTGGCGCAGCGTTTCGACCTCTTCCGGGCAGGAGGCCATGCGGTCCAGGAAGCGGCGCATGGCGGGGCTTTTCAGGCCCTCCAGGTTGTAGCCCGCGCTCATGTTCAGGATGAAACCCGGTCCGGAGGCGGCATCATTGACCGCATGCCCCAGGGCGTCTCGCAGCACGCACAACAGGACCATGGCCGCCAGATACTGGCCGAAGGACTCCTCCAGTTTCAGCTCCTGGGACCACTCGCAGTTGTAGCCCTCGTCACGGGCCTCGATGCACGGCTTGGTGACGCTGAGTTCGTCCAGCACCTGCACGGTTTTCAGTTCGATGAAGCGCGCTCCGCACAGCCACGCGGCCACGATGTTCTGGGCCATCTGGGAGTGCGGCCCGGCGGCCACGCCAAGCGGCGTCTCCAGAAGCCTGCCGAAGCGGCTGGTGCGGAACGGATCGGCGGAGCTTGGCGTGAAAAACAGGCTGCGGGCGATGCCGAATATCTCGCCGCGCGAGAGGTCGTCCAGCATCCAGCCCAGGAGCGTTGCGGCTGATGCGGGAAAGAAGGCGTCGGATTTCTTCATGATGTCTCCACGATGCGATGCACGAACCGGCCCCAGCCCGGCTCTCCTGCGAACTCGCCGTCCTGAACCACGGCCCGCCCGCGAGACAGCACATGGCGCGGCCAGCCGCGAACGGCCATGCCCTCGAAGGGGGTGTAGTCCACGCGTTGATTAAGCGTGGCAGCGCTGATCACGCGCTCGGCCTGCGGGTCCAGCACGGTCATGTCGGCGTCGAACCCCGGTTCCAGGCGGCCCTTGCGCGTTAAGCCCATGACGTAAGCCGGGGCGGTGCAGCACACCTCCACGAAACGCTCAAGCGAGATGCGCCCGGCCAGGACGCCGTAGGTATAGAGCAGCGGCAAACGGGTCTGGACGCCGGGGATGCCGCCGGGGCAATCGAATACTGACGACGTACCCAGGCGGCGCTTGTCCGCCAGGGAGAAAGCGCAGTGGTCGGTTGCGGCCACGGATATCGAGCCGCCTTGCAGGCCGCGCCACAAGGCCTCCCGGTCCGCTTCGCGGCGAAGCGGCGGGGCCATGATATACGCCAGCCCGTCCGGTTCTTGATAGCGCGTTTCGTCCAGCAGCAGGTACTGCGGGCAGGTTTCGGCGATGACCTTCACACCCTCGGCCTGGGCTTCTTGCACGACGCTAAGGCCTGCCGCACTGGACAGGTGCACCACGTAGAGCGTGGCCCCTGCCGCACGGGCCAGGGCGACGGCTTGCCGCACAGCCAGGGCCTCGGCGTAGTCCGGGCGCGAGCGGGCGTGGCTCATGGGGTCATGAGGGGCACTGGCGCGATATCGGGCGGCCAGCCAACTGACCAGGGCGTGGTCCTCGCAATGCACGGCCACCAGCACAGGCAGCGGCGAGGACGCGGCCCCGTCCATGAGCGACAGCAGGGGCTCCTCGCCAAGGCGTCCGCCGTAGGTGGTGTAGGCCTTGATGGACGGACACCCGGCGCGGGCCAGTTCCTCCAAACCGTCGAAATGCCCGTCTCCCTGGGCCACGCCGTGCAGGCCGTAGTCCACGCAGCAGCGCCCGTCGGCCAGTTTCTTGAAGGCCTCTACCTGGTGCAGCAGGCCACACCCAGCCGGGCCGAAACCCGGATGCTCCACGATGCAAGTGACGCCGCCCATGGCAGCGGCTTTCGTGCCGTGATAAAAGTCATCGGCAACCTGCGCGAAACCAACATCCAGGCCGAAGTGCGTGTGGACGTCCACCCCGCCGGGGATCACCAGCAGGCCCGAGGCGTCCAGGACCTGCGCGCCATCGCGCGCCAGATTCTCGCCCACCTGAAGGATGACGCCGCCTTCGGCCAGCACGTCGGCCCGGAAGCTGCCGGTCGCCGTGGCCACCGTGCCTCCGGCCACAAGGATTCGCATTGAGTTGTCCGGCCTCATGATACTATCAAGTCTCTTTGTTTGGCGGGGAGTTCACCGAAAATACCGCCTCGCGAGCATATCCGAACAAGCCCCGGCGAACCAATAGGGGATTCCAAAGGGACTCGTCCCTTTGGCCGCCGGAGACTTCCCGCACGACCCACCCAACGCTCACCCCACACCCGTCGACAAATACTCTACCTCTTCTCCAACTCCGCCCACAGCCTGCGGGCCTGTTCGCGGGCCTGGGCCAGGATTTCGGCCTCGTCCACGCTGACCAGCCTGCCCTCCTCCACGATCACTTTCCCTTGCGCAATGACCGTTCGCACATGGCGCGAATCCAGGCCGTACACGAAGTGGCCGGGAAAGTTGGCCTGGGTCACGTCTGTCGGGCTGTCGTAGTCGAACACCACCAGGTTGTTGCCGGTGTCGCCCGGCGCGCCGGTCCCGGCGATCAGCGCGTGCACGGCCCGGAACCTGCGATAGGCCTGGAGCGGCGATATGCCCTCCAGCGCCTGCCCGGCCAGATAGGCCGCCTGGGCGGAGCGCAGCATGTCCGAGTGCATGCCGTCGGTGCCGAGCATCACCCGCATGCCAAATCCCGCATAGCCCGTGAGCCCCACTGCGTTATTCTGGTTGCTCTCGATGTTCTGGACCACCCAGGCCTGGGAATCCCGCACCAGTTCGCGCTCTGATTCGTCCAGGTGGACGCAGTGGGCCAGGATGGAACGCGGAAGATCAAGCGCCCCGGCGTCGTGCAGACGCTCAACCACGCGTTTGCCGTAGGTCTCCAGGCAGTGGCGCTGGTCCGCCGCATCCTCCGCCACGTGGATGTGGATGCCCGCCCCGTGCTTGCGGGCCAGATCCACGGCGCGGCCCAGCAGGTCGTCGTCCACGGTGAAGGAGGCGTGCAAGCCCACGTGCCCCTTGCGCCCGGCGGACAGATAGGCGTCGGTCTCGGCCAGCCCGGCTTCCTTCACTGCATCGCCGTCGCGGCAGCTCATCTCGTAGCAGAGCAGATGCCCGACACCCACGCGCTCGAAGGCGGCGGCGATGGTCTTGAGACTGCCTTCCACGAAGTTGGGCGAGGCGTGATGGTCGATGACGAAGGTCACGCCCGCTTTGGCGCAGGCCATGGCCGCTGCCAGGGCCGAGGCCTCCACCATGTCGCGGTCCAGGCACTTGTCGAGGCGCCACCAGATGTTTTCCAGTATCTCCACAAAGTTCGTGGGCGTCTTGGGCGCTGGCGGCATGCCGCGCGCCAGGGCCGAATAGATGTGGTGATGCCCGCAGGCGAAGGAGCGGGTCACCAGACGCCCGGCGCAGTCGAAGGTCGGTTTGTTCGGCGGGATGGCGGCCACGGGGGTGGCGTTGCCGAAGGGGCCCTGGTCCACGGCCAGATGGGTGGAGGTCAGGGCGAAGCTGGCGGGATCGAGCCAGGTGGCGTCTTTCAGGTACAGGGTCACGTCTTGTCTCCGGCTGGTTTTGAAAGCGGCAGGCAGCGCCTGGGTTTGGCATCGAATCGGTAGAACGCGTTGGCCACGGCGGCGGCGGTGGGGATGCAGCCGATCTCTCCCACGCCCTTGGCCCCGTAGGGGCCTTCCGGGTCCGACCCTTCCACCAGGATCACTTCGATCTCAGGCACGTCGGTGATCCTGGGGATGCCAAGCGAGCCGAACTTCTCCGCGGTCAGGCGCCCCTTCTCCACGGGCATCTTTTCCGTAAGTGCATACCCGAGGCCCATGACCACGCCGCCCTCCACCTGCCCCTCGCAGAGCATGGGGTTGACCACGCGCCCCGCGTCGTGGGCGGCGATTATCTTTTGGACCTTGCCAGATTCATCCAGAATAGCCAAATGCGTGGCGAAACTGTAGGATACGTGGCTGCGCACGTTGCCGGGCGGGCCGTCGGCCTGGGTGTCGTCGCTCACATAGCGGCCCGTGAACACGCGCCCCGCGAGCGCCTCCACACTTCCGGCTTCGGCAATACCCGCTGCCAGGGCGCGCCCGGCCTCGATGACCGCCCGCCCAAGCTGGAACGTCCCCCGACTGGCCGTGGTGGACCCGGCCAGCGCCTTGGATGACGTATCCGCCACCACGTCCACGCGCGAAATATCCGTCCATCCAAGCGTTTCGCACAGCACCTGCGCGGCAACGGTGTCGATGCCCTGCCCCATCTCGGTCCAGCCGTGGTCCAGGCGCACCCGCCCACCGTCCAGCACCGTGAGGCGCACCAGGCACTCCTCCACGATGCCGCCGCCGATGCCGGTGTTCTTGATGGCGCAGGCCAGCCCTGCGTGCCTGGCATTCTTCCAGGCCTCGCGCACGGCGTCGAGCGTTCGGCGAAGTCCGATGCCGCCGCCCAGACGCTGGCCGCTGGCGGTGATGCGGCCCTCGTCCAGGGCGTTGTCGTAGCGCATCTGCCAGGGGTCGAAGCCGCCCTTGGCGCAAAGCTCCTCCATCAGGCTCTCCATGGCGAAGGTTACCTGATTCACCCCGAAGCCGCGCATGGCCCCGGCCGGGATGTTGTTGGTGAACACCGCCACGGACTCGATGTCCACGCAGGGAACGGAGTAGGCTCCGGTGGCGTGGTTGGCGGCGCGGGCCATCACCGGGCCGCCTAGCGAGGCGTAGGCCCCGGTGTCGCCGACGATGCGCGCCCGGAGTGCGGTCAGGCGGCCCTCATGGTCGCAGCCAAGGGCGTACTCCATGCGCATGGCGTGGCGCTTGGGATGAAATCGCAGGGACTCAGGGCGCGAGAAGCGCACTTTGGCCGGGCGTCCGACAAGAAACGCCAGCAGGGCCGCGTGCCCCTGGGCCGAGAGGTCCTCCTTGCCGCCGAAAGCCCCGCCCGCGTCCACGCGAGTGACGCGCACGGCGTCCTCGGGCAGGCCCAGCATGCGGGCGATGTTCAGCTTGTCGTGCCAGATGCCCTGGCTCTGGCTGTACACGCGCAGGCCCTCACCTTCTGGCTGGGCCAGGCCGCACTCGGTCTCCAGGTAGCCGTGCTCCACGGCGGGCGTGGTGAACACGCCGCGCGCCACCGCAAACGACGCGGCCAGGGCGTCCTCCACCAGGCAGCCGCGCTTGATCACCTTGCGAGCCAGCACGTTGCCGCCCTCGTGCAGCAGCACCTCGCCCTTGAGAGCTTCGTCCACGTCCGTGACCGGCTCCAGGACATCATACTCCACCCTCACCAGCCTGGCCGCCGCGCGCGCCTGGGCTTCCGACTCTGCGGCCACCAGGGCCGGCGCGTCGCCGATGTAACGGGTGGTCTCGCCTTCGGCCACCAGGATGGGCCAGTCCTTGCGCAAGATTCCCGTGGTCCGCTCGCCCGGAACGTCCGTCGCCGTGACGATGCGCACCACACCCGGCGCGGTCAGCGCGTCGCTGACGTCAACGGACAGCACCCGCGCCCGTGGGTGCTCGGAGAACACCACCGCGCCGTGCACCATGCCGGGAAGGGTCATATCCGCCGTGAAGGGGGTCTGCCCAAGGGCGCGCTCCACTGCGCCGATCTTGGCCACGCGCCCGCCCATGCCGGGCTTGTCCGGCAGGACGGGGTCTACGCCGTCGCGAATGGCCCGCGCCGCTTCGAGAACTGCGTCCACGATCTTCACGTAGCCCGTGCAGCGGCACAGGTTGAAGCGAAGCGCCTTGGCGATGTCCTCGCGGGTGGGGTCGGGATTGGAAGCCAGAAGAATCTTGGTGCGGGTCAAAAATCCGGGAGTACAAAA contains:
- the xdhA gene encoding xanthine dehydrogenase subunit XdhA; the encoded protein is MAIGDSVRRVDGPSKVTGRARYTGDLTLPGMRWAKYVRSPIAHGRVTRIDTSKALALPGVDAVFTFQDVPDVLFPTAGHPWHLDPGHRDVADRVLLTGHVRYHGDEVAVVVARDELTAEQAVRLVEVDYEELPVVTTPQAALAEGAPKLHPGGNLLKSHRFACAPPGASVSDPQELLAQADVTVSGSYHTPIVQHCHLENHVAYAYMEDDKRITIVSSTQIPHICRRVVGQALSIPWSRVRVVKPCVGGGFGAKQDVVLEPMVAFLTWKLGGLPVKLELTREECMLATRTRHAFDITGKLGVTREGRITAISLEAFSNSGAYASHGHSIASAGGAKCPSLYPRAAFEFAASTVYTNLPVAGAMRGYGSPQVHFALDCLVEQAARELGMDPVELRLANVGLPGETNPLNKRVITTHGISECLRTGRDAFGWERRRAAIDAHNAAGGPLRRGLGVANFSFNTGVYPVSTELGGARLIMNQDGTVQLMVGATEIGQGSDTVFAQMAAHVLGIPMSHVNVVSTQDTDLTPFDPGAYASRQTFTCAPAVKGAAEQLRERILAHAAAMTGRDAATLDVRDAVVVCGDEALASLEEVSMDAFYHKDRGAQLFGECSHKVTANPPSFGCTFVEVEVDVPLCRARVVDILNVHDAGVLMNPKLAEGQVHGGLAMGVGWALSEEILVDQRSGKVLNNNLLDYKVPTCLDMPELSALFVQTQEPSSAFGSKSLGEPPLLSPAPAIRNAVWDATGVRVDEIPMTPKVLFKHFKAAGLL
- the yqeB gene encoding selenium-dependent molybdenum cofactor biosynthesis protein YqeB, whose amino-acid sequence is MLSSLRIVIRGAGDLATGVALRLYRSGFTRLAMLERENPVAVRRRASFCEAVRLREHTVEGVTAQLAEIPADVEVIQSKGRIPVLVDPQNRALGLLRPDVLVDAVIAKRNLGTTIHDAPLVIGLGPGFTAGQDVHRVVETHRGMGLGRVIASGAAQPNTGVPASVMGYASERVLRAPADGIFTTSLDIGHMVSAGQSVGMVGEDPVISQISGVLRGLLPHNVKVTKGMKLGDVDPRGHAVDCARVSDKALAIGGGVLEAILERYNTGPGECGREEGAPWPSATP
- the hydA gene encoding dihydropyrimidinase produces the protein MRILVAGGTVATATGSFRADVLAEGGVILQVGENLARDGAQVLDASGLLVIPGGVDVHTHFGLDVGFAQVADDFYHGTKAAAMGGVTCIVEHPGFGPAGCGLLHQVEAFKKLADGRCCVDYGLHGVAQGDGHFDGLEELARAGCPSIKAYTTYGGRLGEEPLLSLMDGAASSPLPVLVAVHCEDHALVSWLAARYRASAPHDPMSHARSRPDYAEALAVRQAVALARAAGATLYVVHLSSAAGLSVVQEAQAEGVKVIAETCPQYLLLDETRYQEPDGLAYIMAPPLRREADREALWRGLQGGSISVAATDHCAFSLADKRRLGTSSVFDCPGGIPGVQTRLPLLYTYGVLAGRISLERFVEVCCTAPAYVMGLTRKGRLEPGFDADMTVLDPQAERVISAATLNQRVDYTPFEGMAVRGWPRHVLSRGRAVVQDGEFAGEPGWGRFVHRIVETS
- a CDS encoding amidohydrolase family protein — encoded protein: MTLYLKDATWLDPASFALTSTHLAVDQGPFGNATPVAAIPPNKPTFDCAGRLVTRSFACGHHHIYSALARGMPPAPKTPTNFVEILENIWWRLDKCLDRDMVEASALAAAMACAKAGVTFVIDHHASPNFVEGSLKTIAAAFERVGVGHLLCYEMSCRDGDAVKEAGLAETDAYLSAGRKGHVGLHASFTVDDDLLGRAVDLARKHGAGIHIHVAEDAADQRHCLETYGKRVVERLHDAGALDLPRSILAHCVHLDESERELVRDSQAWVVQNIESNQNNAVGLTGYAGFGMRVMLGTDGMHSDMLRSAQAAYLAGQALEGISPLQAYRRFRAVHALIAGTGAPGDTGNNLVVFDYDSPTDVTQANFPGHFVYGLDSRHVRTVIAQGKVIVEEGRLVSVDEAEILAQAREQARRLWAELEKR
- the xdh gene encoding selenium-dependent xanthine dehydrogenase → MFSLLLNGVERIYSGDPSLPLLSWLRDHMGILSPKDGCSGQAACGACLVEINAKATLACSTPMSKLEGASVVTIEGFPDALKRTLGAAFAAKGAVQCGFCTPGFLTRTKILLASNPDPTREDIAKALRFNLCRCTGYVKIVDAVLEAARAIRDGVDPVLPDKPGMGGRVAKIGAVERALGQTPFTADMTLPGMVHGAVVFSEHPRARVLSVDVSDALTAPGVVRIVTATDVPGERTTGILRKDWPILVAEGETTRYIGDAPALVAAESEAQARAAARLVRVEYDVLEPVTDVDEALKGEVLLHEGGNVLARKVIKRGCLVEDALAASFAVARGVFTTPAVEHGYLETECGLAQPEGEGLRVYSQSQGIWHDKLNIARMLGLPEDAVRVTRVDAGGAFGGKEDLSAQGHAALLAFLVGRPAKVRFSRPESLRFHPKRHAMRMEYALGCDHEGRLTALRARIVGDTGAYASLGGPVMARAANHATGAYSVPCVDIESVAVFTNNIPAGAMRGFGVNQVTFAMESLMEELCAKGGFDPWQMRYDNALDEGRITASGQRLGGGIGLRRTLDAVREAWKNARHAGLACAIKNTGIGGGIVEECLVRLTVLDGGRVRLDHGWTEMGQGIDTVAAQVLCETLGWTDISRVDVVADTSSKALAGSTTASRGTFQLGRAVIEAGRALAAGIAEAGSVEALAGRVFTGRYVSDDTQADGPPGNVRSHVSYSFATHLAILDESGKVQKIIAAHDAGRVVNPMLCEGQVEGGVVMGLGYALTEKMPVEKGRLTAEKFGSLGIPRITDVPEIEVILVEGSDPEGPYGAKGVGEIGCIPTAAAVANAFYRFDAKPRRCLPLSKPAGDKT